From Vicia villosa cultivar HV-30 ecotype Madison, WI unplaced genomic scaffold, Vvil1.0 ctg.000048F_1_1, whole genome shotgun sequence:
ATATGTCCAATCCACTTCATTAAAATGTTTGTCTCTTATCTGATGCTGATGCATTCCGCCCCCTAAACCCGACAACACTGAGTTTAGGATTTGTAGATTTGGTGGCAGTGGCCCTTTTACCCGTTCGCTTACTCTCCGAAGAAGCTTTTATGAAGCTACTTGGACTGGAAGATTTTACAGATTTTGAAACGGGAAATCCTTTCTTTGAAGACTTTGATGGTGATGATTGTTTACCAAATTTCATGCCTGATCTGGTATTCCCAGAACCGGTGCGAGAATCAGATTTGCCCCTAATACCTGACCTGGTATCCTCAGAACTGGTGCGAGAATCAGATTTGCCCCTAATACCAGACCTAGTATTTGTAGAACTGGTGCGCGAATCGGATTTGTCCCTACTACCTGACCTAGTATTTGCAGAactggtgcgagaattggatttgtcCCTACCTGACCTGTTAGCGGTAGAAGTTGGACGAGAACCAGATTTGTCCCTAATACCGGACCTGTTAGCGGAAGAAGTTGGACGAGAATCAGATTTGTCCCTAGCTTTTGAAGTTTTGACCACatttttgttctttcttctttgctcAGTGATTTGGTTCCTGGTTACGTCCATCCGGAGACTTTCTTTAGTGATAGCCTCCAAACTTTCATTCTTTCTTATCGCCTCCTCTATTTTGGTTGCCAAGCCAAAGTCCTTTTTAGTAACCAAACTTGTTACTTTCCCTGCAAcagaaaaagtgtttttttatgCTTCCTAATACAAGCCCAAAAATAAGACCCAGCATGTTTTATTTTACGATCTTGCTTCAAAAAGCTCGATCTTGACAATGCCTGCGAAGAAAACAATCTCTCTCTGATCGTAGCACTCTTAGGCATAACATCTTACGATCCAACACTCGATCTTGACTACACTAGAGAGGACAATATTCTCAATTTGGTTAAACAGATACACACATAAGAAATTGTTACCTTTAGCACCCATACGAGCAGTTCTACCCGTGCGATGGAGGTAATCGATCTACAGTTGAAAGGTAAGTAAAGTAAGTAAccaactaatttttatttttttttaaaaagggtaGAAAGAAGGGATTTTTGacctaataaatattttaatggtAGATATGATACTCACAGAATTCAGAGGGAAATCAAACATGATAACGTGATCGACATCCAAGTCCAGACCCCTAGCAGCCAAGTCTGTGCAAACCAATGTAGGGCAATCTCCAGTGTTACTCTTAAACTTGTTGAGGTTTTCAACCCTGCATTTAAAAGAAAAGTGATACAGGTGAGTGGAAATAAgggaaaataaatctcaattatttattttccatCTAAAATTTAACAGTTGACAGAGTTGTTTCCTAGAGGCTTAATAAATCATCTAAGCATACAGACAATAACTGCAACTGCATCACAAATTCACAACAGTATTAGGTGTGAGAAGTATCCAAAGAATCTTAAATTAGTATATGACCTTTGCTCCGCTGGTACCTCCCCATGGTAGTTCACTGTAAAAATCAGATTTTCACCAAGAAAGTGATCCACAGCACGGCTAGAATTCAATGTGTTGCAGAAAACCATTACCCTGTTACCCTTGGCAAGACTTGGCTCTAATACCTGCAATCACATGATCACAAATTACATAATAAAAACCATGTGAATCAAAACAATATCCAATCCAGCTAGTAGTCCGATAGTGAATATGTAGCATACATGGACTACCATAAGAAAAAATGCATCCCAGATTTCACTATAAAGCAGACAAAACAGATGAAAATGCCAAGTACTTGAATACAAGCAGAATAATAGAAAAACTACAATAAAGTGTGTGTTCTAAGTATGAAGAAAACGGGACAATTCTCATTTTATTGCCTCCTTCCTTGAATATAAGAACCCGTTGACTAAATCACAAGAATAGAGAAAGTTGgtgataatattttatttgttgaTAATTGGTACTGTATTATAACTTTACCCTACATGAGAGAGAATTACTTTATGTCCTCGTAGTATTTATCACCGGTTGCATATGTAACATAACTAGGGATATGTCGGTAAAGAAATAATTAATGTAGTTGAAAATTTCAAAgaggttttataaaaaaaaggataAGGAAATATCTCAAGAGGGTCCTAGATTTAGAGATGGAGTTAGGccctgataccatgttaagaaatgaggttgggcctaactcaaccctacaagccgattttgtagggttgagttaggaccaaccacatttcttaatagCAGTTTCACCTATTCCCTCTTTTTAAGTGGATGTAAGCAACAGTTATTATGTCTGATAGAAATTGATAATAGCAAAAAAGCAAGTGTTGTAAACTATCAGCTTTTAATTTTATCAGGAAAAAAAGCTATCAGCTGAGAAGCTTGAAACATAAAAAGTAACAGTATTATTCCTAACACGGCATAGACTTCTTCCACGAGTCGTTTTAAAAGCAAAGCAGCTTGAACAGGATTCAAAGTTCAGACCTAGAATCAAATAATCCCCGGATAAACTAGGTGTAACGTGAGCTACATCAAATCTCAACACATGTCAAATGATAATCATTGGCTGATATGTCTAATACTGCAGATTGTAAACTGCATATACCTGAAGTAATGCATCCAGCTTGTTCTCAGAACCAGAAAGTTTAAGAAAATCATGACGAGCGGAAGAAATCTTTTTATGCAATGTGGAAGTGCGCAGATGGACAATGCCTTGAAACTCCTCATCAACCAGATTTTGCACAGCCTGCAAGGTTAAAAGAAGTCAACACTTTGCAACTTCACTATCAAATATTAACATGAAAATTGTTCATtagatttatatataatatagatTGTCTAGTGTTCATAAGAATGAAGAGCACCCATTGTTGTCAAGTAGAAGGTATAGCGCTATAGCATAGCGGAATTGGAACGAACTGCTATTGTTCCACAATACACGATTAAGTACAAGGAATTAAATAGCCATAGGCGAATTAATTTTGTAGGATACTCTATCAAAtattttcaagaattttaccgGGGTAGAAATAACAGAGATGTTTACAATATTTAAAACTAGACCACATGAAGAATCCACAAAGTTTAAGGATACTGACTGTTCCACCACATCTATGCATTAACAGAGCTAAAAAATTTATACATGCAAAATGGTTGAATGCAAGCCAAGCTAGTAAGGAATTAATAAAGACACAGAAGAATACCCGCAAAACACGTTCAATATTTAACATGTACAGGAAGAAAGAAGAATTCGAGTGTTAATGTCAaaatacaaacaaccaataaaattgtgttaaaataataatttttcagATGTCATTGGCCCTTTCTCACTATACATGATTGGAAAAGTAATGACAACTATAATAACACCATGAAAGACCCACGCTCATATAAAAAGAACAGTATTGATTGTTTCAATATGATAGTTTCTGAACAGTACACAAGATAATGGAAGATGAATATATGTGGGAATAATATCTTCGAGGGGTGACATGTTCTTAACTTCGAAACAATATGTGAAAAGATAGATGTCAACCTTTGAAAGGAATGCTCACAATAAAACTTTAGTTTCTGAACTCATAGATGTACTGTACTTATTTATTATTTCACACGTATAGGTAAATTTTGCACAGCCAACTGAAAAAACCACGAGAAAATATTGATGAACTTGTGTTTTGCAAATCATTTGCAAACAAGCATGTGAAGGGTTATACATAACAAAAGATAAAGTGATAAAAATGCAAACATTTTATTATCAGATTAAAATAAACAACTATGGTCATTTTACGAATAACCTTCTAAACTAGTAATATTTAATTTGCATGTGTGGCCAACAAGCTTTTAGTACAAATCAGCATACCTTTGTCATGGTTGCAGTAACCAAAACAGTCTGGAAACCTAGGCTATCAGGTTTAGAAGCACGCTGTTTTAATGGGGCTATGAACTTGCGAATATCAGGACCAAAGCCCCGATCAAACATCGTGTCTGCCTCGTCTAATACCTGCAGAACAAAGACTACTCTTAGTAAGTGCAGCTTGCAGCTCGTTGTCGTATATTTAATATTGTCAATTTAAAGGCACTCACCACGTATTGGATGTCACCATATACCATATTTCCCTCTTCGATATGTTGAAGAATCCTGCCAGGGGTACCAACTACCATATCAATGGGGTTGCTGAGTGAATCCTCCTGAGGCCTAAGACGGCCACCACCACTTACCATGGTGCACCTGAATCGTGCATGATGACTAATTGATTTTGCAACTCGAAAAACCTATAAAGCTCGTTTTATATCAATTTTTGTGCAATTCAACTCGGAAAAAGTGATATCTAAACCGTGAGAAAAATGAAAACACAAATACCTGCTCAGACAACTCCCTTGTAGGGCATAGCACAACGGCTCGGGGACGCTTGGGCTTCAAAACTAGTCCATTCAGTTGCTCATCTCGTCTTAGCAACTACAGCAACAAATCAACAGTGTCTCAACAGTTCCCAATACATACCTAAACAAagtacttaaaaaataaaagtttgaaatttatgaaggatTTGTTTTAAATGTAGATTGGTGCATAcataaaagctaaaaaaaaaaaaaagtggtaTGTTTTGATTCTACAAAAAGAGTGGAACCAAATAGATCATAACCAACCAAACAACATGTTCCATCCTCTCTGGTCCATGTGCCAAAATCAACCTCAATTTGATAATTTTCattcaaatacataaaataagaaaaaaaaagtgagtcATTCTGTGTAAGAAAACACGGTGTTGAGAATCCATGTTCCTTGGATAGTGATGTAGCctccataataataaaaacaagtcAGTTTTGTAGAATTGACTTAAACCCAACCCATATTCTAAGACATATGCAGAAAATGCAAGTTTCTTCCTTGAAACCAACATCCcatcaaaacaaaatcaaaagcTCAAACATCATTAGATTTATAGAAGCAAACAGTTTGTTCCATTCTCTCCTGTCCATATATCAAAACCAACCTAAATTTGAGTAATTCCACTAAAATGCATAATATTCAAAAATGCAAGTTTCTGTCTTGAAACCAACGGCAACCTATGTAGCCCGGATACTTCAAAAATAGAGAAGTATCAGAGTCCATACACATCCAATACCGAGACGTGTCCGATCATTCCCATACGTACTCATAAAGTATccaataattttttattcttttcaaaaatattttcaatcacTGATACTTCTCCCAGATACATCTGTCTCAGATTCATCTCCAATACTTCTTCCCAACTAAAGACACAGTTGACTTCCAGACTCGTTACACTTTCGATATGTCGGACTAACTAAAATTGCTCGTTTATGCGACACATATATACTGATATATGTGGGTGAAATATATgtaaatatgcatttttttaaaattctgaaAAAATTCAGAACAATATTttcaatttttccaaaaatacatTATTGAGTTAGCTTCATCGCGATTAAAAACAGGAATATCCATAATCAAATGTCATTGTATCCAACCAACAAACAATAACAACAAGCAAGCAAGCATTATCCCACTAAGTAAGATTGATTACATGGATTAACTTTTGTCATAATGATCTATCCAGAACCATGTTTAtatccaaatcgttaatctcgagaattttcttaataacttctctcatagtctttctaggtcttcctcttcctccaactgtttgacttctctccatctgatctactcCCATTACCACAAAACCTACAAGTCTAATCTCTACATGTccaaaccacctaagtctattttccaccatcttgTCTACTATAGGTGTTACCCCAACACTCtctaatattttaatttctaatctTATCTTGTCTAGTCTTACATGGTAATGTGAATgaaataatttagaaaatttgAAGTAATTGAATGTGAATGTAACCACTTTCATCAATATGTGATAGTGTACTACATTGACACCAAACACGCCTTCAATAGTGTAGGTGCTACTCAGTTAGAAACTAAACAAGTCCTATAATCTTATCAAACCCAACCATTATGGTGATTTAGAACAATGAATTACCTGAACAAGTGGAAGCAAGTAagcaagagtttttccagaaCCAGTATGAGACCCTAAAACAACACTTTTCCCCTCCAGAACAGCGGGAATACCAATACACTGTATCTCAGTAGGAACTTCAATCCCAATTTCTTTAACAGCACCCATAACCTCATCACTAATCCCCAATTCCTGAAAACtcccaacaacatcatcaacatcatcatcaacaacaacaaccttcttCTTTCCCTCAGATTTCTTCACATTTTCAGAAGCTGTTTTTGTAACACTTCCTTTTAAGTGTCTAACTCTCAGCTTCTCGAGAAGAATCGAGTGTTTTTCAGTGTCAGTGTCTGATAGAGCTTCCGGTGTAGCGGTTATGGAACAGAGAGGTCTGAATCGTGGGGGAATGGTGGTAGGGTTTGAGAGTGTGAAGAATGAGAAACGGTTACCGTTAAGGCGTCTGGTTATGGAAGAAGAGAGGGAGAAGAGGATTCTTCCGCTAGCACCCGccattgatgaagaagaagagttAAGTttgttttggggttttggg
This genomic window contains:
- the LOC131623053 gene encoding DEAD-box ATP-dependent RNA helicase 39-like: MCSCSHSPICFSTLIRQNINDTYLTPKPQNKLNSSSSSMAGASGRILFSLSSSITRRLNGNRFSFFTLSNPTTIPPRFRPLCSITATPEALSDTDTEKHSILLEKLRVRHLKGSVTKTASENVKKSEGKKKVVVVDDDVDDVVGSFQELGISDEVMGAVKEIGIEVPTEIQCIGIPAVLEGKSVVLGSHTGSGKTLAYLLPLVQLLRRDEQLNGLVLKPKRPRAVVLCPTRELSEQVFRVAKSISHHARFRCTMVSGGGRLRPQEDSLSNPIDMVVGTPGRILQHIEEGNMVYGDIQYVVLDEADTMFDRGFGPDIRKFIAPLKQRASKPDSLGFQTVLVTATMTKAVQNLVDEEFQGIVHLRTSTLHKKISSARHDFLKLSGSENKLDALLQVLEPSLAKGNRVMVFCNTLNSSRAVDHFLGENLIFTVNYHGEVPAEQRVENLNKFKSNTGDCPTLVCTDLAARGLDLDVDHVIMFDFPLNSIDYLHRTGRTARMGAKGKVTSLVTKKDFGLATKIEEAIRKNESLEAITKESLRMDVTRNQITEQRRKNKNVVKTSKARDKSDSRPTSSANRSGIRDKSGSRPTSTANRSGRDKSNSRTSSANTRSGSRDKSDSRTSSTNTRSGIRGKSDSRTSSEDTRSGIRGKSDSRTGSGNTRSGMKFGKQSSPSKSSKKGFPVSKSVKSSSPSSFIKASSESKRTGKRATATKSTNPKLSVVGFRGRNASASDKRQTF